A single window of Doryrhamphus excisus isolate RoL2022-K1 chromosome 5, RoL_Dexc_1.0, whole genome shotgun sequence DNA harbors:
- the sgip1a gene encoding SH3-containing GRB2-like protein 3-interacting protein 1 isoform X7 has product MMEGLKKRTRKAFGIRKKEKDSDSAGSPDREGGETQEAESSQRKTNGAPNGFYGEIDWDRYNSPELDEEGYSIRPEDEADKETRCPKSHFFSSDESEEEEDHRKKFKIKIKPLPSDQVVAVPSFEELKASIGNISLSPSPLRRSPGLKSNTSCEEIVRPRRVVPSVPTTAPTPAPVPQAPSSQITPAPEDTTDLFGPPLETAFGEQKVEGPPPLPPKNVPTSPLATGPASSDNTDESGEAENSSRKPSIADLDNIFGPEQAAPADEDAGDTWVCFTEKSPDRPPLPKEPAPPLPSSPPREEAAPPLPTSPPPPESPVPPLPMSPPPSEDTSSHLPKSPSMKEVTNASLTTSPPPSEEPAAPSIHSGHSTPDNPNPQSPSTSSLASPKELAFSPASTHPPADSHTSVPATPKPSTPPAVKSPAEETATFSIPPIQSKNTDGTQPKDNEGEIATSPKDSSQGNRGTPPPPPPPTYRAVVSSPGPTSGPGGTKSGSSSPVRPSTPSTVNPTPPPPPPRPPSRPKLPPGKPSVGDTNRPFSPPVHAASPPPIAPLARAESTSSISSTNSLSAATTPTVSKDLSVSEDDAYVDKLPSFGRHFDSFAENDQPSLVWFDRGKFYLTFEGCSRGPSPLTMGAQDTLPVAAAFTETVNAFFKGADPSKCVVKIIGEMVLSFPAGITRHFANNPSPAVLTFSITNYSRLEHVLPNPQLLCCDTSTQAKADSKDFWVNMPNLISHLKKVSEQKPQATYYNVDMLKYQVSVQGPVSTPLNLAVSWRCEPTSTDLRIDYKYNGEAMSTPMALNNVQFLVPVDGGVSKLQAVLPPAAWNAEQQRILWKIPDISQKSENGGVGSLLARFQLTEGPSKPAPLAVQFTSEGSTLSGCDIELAGPGYRFSLIKKRFAAGKYLADN; this is encoded by the exons GATTGAAAAAACGTACCAGGAAGGCCTTTGGTATACGGAAGAAAGAGAAAGACAGTGACTCTGC GGGGTCCCCAGACAGAGAGGGAGGT GAAACCCAAGAGGCTGAATCG tctcaAAGAAAGACCAATGGCGCTCCAAATGGATTCTATGGAGAAATTGACTGGGACAGATAT AACTCCCCTGAGTTGGATGAAGAGGGTTATAGCATCAGACCTGAAGATGAGGCAGATAAGGAAA CACGTTGCCCCAAGTCACATTTCTTCTCCTCTGATGAGtcggaagaagaggaggaccacaggaaaaagtttaaaattaagattaaaccACTCCCGTCTGATCAAGTTGTGGCAGTGCCCTCGTTTGAAGAACTGAAAGCCTCCATAGGCAACATTTCTCTATCCCCATCTCCTCTG AGACGTAGCCCG GGTTTGAAAAGTAACACCTCCT GTGAAGAGATTGTCAGACCACGACGTGTTGTTCCTTCTGTGCCTACTACGGCCCCCACACCAGCTCCTGTACCACAAGCCCCCAG TAGTCAAATTACACCAGCCCCAGAAGACACGACAGATTTATTTGGGCCTCCTTTGGAAACAGCCTTTGGAGAGCAGAAAGTAGAAG GTCCACCTCCACTTCCACCCAAGAATGTCCCAACGTCTCCCTTGGCAACTGGCCCTGCTTCGTCAGATAACACTG aTGAATCAGGAGAAGCAGAGAACTCCTCAAGAAAGCCATCCATTGCTGACTTGGATAACATATTTGGACCAGAGCAGGCTGCCCCAGCAGATGAGGATGCCGGTGACACGTGGGTCTGCTTCACTGAAAAATCTCCTGACCGACCACCTCTACCAAAGGAACCTGCACCTCCACTTCCCTCGTCCCCACCCAGAGAGGAAGCAGCGCCTCCGTTACCCACCTCTCCCCCACCACCGGAATCTCCTGTCCCACCATTACCTATGTCACCACCTCCCTCAGAAGACACTTCATCGCATCTGCCAAAATCCCCTTCAATGAAAGAAGTTACCAATGCTTCTTTAACCACTTCCCCACCTCCCTCAGAGGAGCCTGCTGCACCATCTATCCATTCTGGGCATTCTACACCTGATAACCCAAATCCACAATCTCCATCCACTTCCTCACTTGCTTCGCCCAAGGAGCTTGCCTTTTCACCCGCTTCTACTCATCCTCCTGCCGATTCACATACCAGCGTCCCAGCAACTCCCAAACCAAGCACGCCTCCAGCGGTGAAGTCCCCTGCTGAGGAAACAGCAACATTCTCCATTCCACCGATCCAGTCAAAGAATACAGATGGCACCCAACCTAAAGATAATGAAGGTGAAATTGCCACCTCGCCCAAAGATTCAAGCCAGGGCAACCGAGGTACACCTCCACCACCCCCTCCTCCTACATACCGGGCAGTGGTATCATCACCGGGTCCGACATCAGGACCTGGTGGGACAAAAAGTG GTTCTTCTTCTCCTGTACGACCTTCCACTCCTTCAACAGTCAACCccactccacctcctcctccgcccCGCCCCCCTTCCAGACCCAAACTCCCTCCTGGAAAACCATCTGTAGgagatact aatcgACCATTTAGTCCACCAGTCCATgcagccagccccccacccaTTGCTCCTTTGGCACGTGCGGAGAGCACCTCTTCCATCTCCTCGACCAACTCCCTCAGTGCCGCCACCACTCCCACTGTCAGCAAGGACCTTTCTGTGTCAG AAGATGATGCTTATGTAGACAAGCTGCCTTCCTTTGGGAGACATTTTGATTCATTTGCAG AGAATGACCAGCCATCCCTTGTATGGTTTGACAGAGGGAagttttatttaacctttgaAG GCTGCTCCAGAGGGCCAAGTCCTCTCACCATGGGGGCTCAGGACACACTCCCCGTGGCTGCTGCATTCACTGAGACAGTCAATGCCTTCTTTAAAGGGGCCGACCCCAGCAA ATGTGTTGTGAAGATCATAGGTGAGATGGTTTTGTCGTTTCCAGCGGGAATCACACGGCACTTTGCCAATAACCCGTCCCCCGCTGTGCTAACCTTCAGCATAACCAACTACAGTCGACTGGAGCATGTGCTGCCTAACCCCCAGCTGCTCTGCTG CGACACCAGTACACAAGCCAAGGCTGATTCCAAGGACTTTTGGGTGAACATGCCAAACCTGATATCTCATCTAAAGAAGGTGTCTGAACAGAAGCCGCAAGCAACATACTATAATGTGGATATGCTGAAATATCAG GTATCAGTACAGGGCCCCGTGTCCACCCCCCTGAATCTTGCAGTGAGCTGGAGGTGTGAGCCGACCAGCACTGACCTGAGGATAGACTACAAATATAACGGCGAGGCCATGTCAACACCAATGGCGCTGAATAATGTCCAGTTTCTTGTCCCGGTTGATGGAGGCGTTTCCAAACTACAAGCTGTGTTACCTCCTGCCGCATG GAATGCAGAGCAGCAAAGAATCCTATGGAAGATTCCAGATATCTCACAGAAATCAGAAAATGGAG GTGTCGGATCTTTGTTAGCCCGCTTCCAGCTAACAGAAGGCCCAAGTAAACCAGCTCCATTGGCTGTGCAGTTCACGAGTGAAGGCAGTACCCTGTCAGGCTGTGATATTGAACTGGCTGGACCCGGGTATCGCTTCTCGCTTATCAAGAAAAGGTTTGCTGCTG GAAAGTACCTGGCAGACAACTAA
- the sgip1a gene encoding SH3-containing GRB2-like protein 3-interacting protein 1 isoform X8: MMEGLKKRTRKAFGIRKKEKDSDSAGSPDREGGETQEAESSQRKTNGAPNGFYGEIDWDRYNSPELDEEGYSIRPEDEADKETRCPKSHFFSSDESEEEEDHRKKFKIKIKPLPSDQVVAVPSFEELKASIGNISLSPSPLRRSPGLKSNTSCEEIVRPRRVVPSVPTTAPTPAPVPQAPSSSQITPAPEDTTDLFGPPLETAFGEQKVEVVLSETDVWGAPLSESSRPFPTGSPPPLPPKNVPTSPLATGPASSDNTDESGEAENSSRKPSIADLDNIFGPEQAAPADEDAGDTWVCFTEKSPDRPPLPKEPAPPLPSSPPREEAAPPLPTSPPPPESPVPPLPMSPPPSEDTSSHLPKSPSMKEVTNASLTTSPPPSEEPAAPSIHSGHSTPDNPNPQSPSTSSLASPKELAFSPASTHPPADSHTSVPATPKPSTPPAVKSPAEETATFSIPPIQSKNTDGTQPKDNEGEIATSPKDSSQGNRGTPPPPPPPTYRAVVSSPGPTSGPGGTKSGSSSPVRPSTPSTVNPTPPPPPPRPPSRPKLPPGKPSVGDTNRPFSPPVHAASPPPIAPLARAESTSSISSTNSLSAATTPTVSKDLSVSGCSRGPSPLTMGAQDTLPVAAAFTETVNAFFKGADPSKCVVKIIGEMVLSFPAGITRHFANNPSPAVLTFSITNYSRLEHVLPNPQLLCCDTSTQAKADSKDFWVNMPNLISHLKKVSEQKPQATYYNVDMLKYQVSVQGPVSTPLNLAVSWRCEPTSTDLRIDYKYNGEAMSTPMALNNVQFLVPVDGGVSKLQAVLPPAAWNAEQQRILWKIPDISQKSENGGVGSLLARFQLTEGPSKPAPLAVQFTSEGSTLSGCDIELAGPGYRFSLIKKRFAAGKYLADN, encoded by the exons GATTGAAAAAACGTACCAGGAAGGCCTTTGGTATACGGAAGAAAGAGAAAGACAGTGACTCTGC GGGGTCCCCAGACAGAGAGGGAGGT GAAACCCAAGAGGCTGAATCG tctcaAAGAAAGACCAATGGCGCTCCAAATGGATTCTATGGAGAAATTGACTGGGACAGATAT AACTCCCCTGAGTTGGATGAAGAGGGTTATAGCATCAGACCTGAAGATGAGGCAGATAAGGAAA CACGTTGCCCCAAGTCACATTTCTTCTCCTCTGATGAGtcggaagaagaggaggaccacaggaaaaagtttaaaattaagattaaaccACTCCCGTCTGATCAAGTTGTGGCAGTGCCCTCGTTTGAAGAACTGAAAGCCTCCATAGGCAACATTTCTCTATCCCCATCTCCTCTG AGACGTAGCCCG GGTTTGAAAAGTAACACCTCCT GTGAAGAGATTGTCAGACCACGACGTGTTGTTCCTTCTGTGCCTACTACGGCCCCCACACCAGCTCCTGTACCACAAGCCCCCAG CAGTAGTCAAATTACACCAGCCCCAGAAGACACGACAGATTTATTTGGGCCTCCTTTGGAAACAGCCTTTGGAGAGCAGAAAGTAGAAG TGGTTCTATCTGAGACTGATGTGTGGGGGGCTCCACTGTCAGAGTCCTCAAGACCCTTCCCCACAGGAA GTCCACCTCCACTTCCACCCAAGAATGTCCCAACGTCTCCCTTGGCAACTGGCCCTGCTTCGTCAGATAACACTG aTGAATCAGGAGAAGCAGAGAACTCCTCAAGAAAGCCATCCATTGCTGACTTGGATAACATATTTGGACCAGAGCAGGCTGCCCCAGCAGATGAGGATGCCGGTGACACGTGGGTCTGCTTCACTGAAAAATCTCCTGACCGACCACCTCTACCAAAGGAACCTGCACCTCCACTTCCCTCGTCCCCACCCAGAGAGGAAGCAGCGCCTCCGTTACCCACCTCTCCCCCACCACCGGAATCTCCTGTCCCACCATTACCTATGTCACCACCTCCCTCAGAAGACACTTCATCGCATCTGCCAAAATCCCCTTCAATGAAAGAAGTTACCAATGCTTCTTTAACCACTTCCCCACCTCCCTCAGAGGAGCCTGCTGCACCATCTATCCATTCTGGGCATTCTACACCTGATAACCCAAATCCACAATCTCCATCCACTTCCTCACTTGCTTCGCCCAAGGAGCTTGCCTTTTCACCCGCTTCTACTCATCCTCCTGCCGATTCACATACCAGCGTCCCAGCAACTCCCAAACCAAGCACGCCTCCAGCGGTGAAGTCCCCTGCTGAGGAAACAGCAACATTCTCCATTCCACCGATCCAGTCAAAGAATACAGATGGCACCCAACCTAAAGATAATGAAGGTGAAATTGCCACCTCGCCCAAAGATTCAAGCCAGGGCAACCGAGGTACACCTCCACCACCCCCTCCTCCTACATACCGGGCAGTGGTATCATCACCGGGTCCGACATCAGGACCTGGTGGGACAAAAAGTG GTTCTTCTTCTCCTGTACGACCTTCCACTCCTTCAACAGTCAACCccactccacctcctcctccgcccCGCCCCCCTTCCAGACCCAAACTCCCTCCTGGAAAACCATCTGTAGgagatact aatcgACCATTTAGTCCACCAGTCCATgcagccagccccccacccaTTGCTCCTTTGGCACGTGCGGAGAGCACCTCTTCCATCTCCTCGACCAACTCCCTCAGTGCCGCCACCACTCCCACTGTCAGCAAGGACCTTTCTGTGTCAG GCTGCTCCAGAGGGCCAAGTCCTCTCACCATGGGGGCTCAGGACACACTCCCCGTGGCTGCTGCATTCACTGAGACAGTCAATGCCTTCTTTAAAGGGGCCGACCCCAGCAA ATGTGTTGTGAAGATCATAGGTGAGATGGTTTTGTCGTTTCCAGCGGGAATCACACGGCACTTTGCCAATAACCCGTCCCCCGCTGTGCTAACCTTCAGCATAACCAACTACAGTCGACTGGAGCATGTGCTGCCTAACCCCCAGCTGCTCTGCTG CGACACCAGTACACAAGCCAAGGCTGATTCCAAGGACTTTTGGGTGAACATGCCAAACCTGATATCTCATCTAAAGAAGGTGTCTGAACAGAAGCCGCAAGCAACATACTATAATGTGGATATGCTGAAATATCAG GTATCAGTACAGGGCCCCGTGTCCACCCCCCTGAATCTTGCAGTGAGCTGGAGGTGTGAGCCGACCAGCACTGACCTGAGGATAGACTACAAATATAACGGCGAGGCCATGTCAACACCAATGGCGCTGAATAATGTCCAGTTTCTTGTCCCGGTTGATGGAGGCGTTTCCAAACTACAAGCTGTGTTACCTCCTGCCGCATG GAATGCAGAGCAGCAAAGAATCCTATGGAAGATTCCAGATATCTCACAGAAATCAGAAAATGGAG GTGTCGGATCTTTGTTAGCCCGCTTCCAGCTAACAGAAGGCCCAAGTAAACCAGCTCCATTGGCTGTGCAGTTCACGAGTGAAGGCAGTACCCTGTCAGGCTGTGATATTGAACTGGCTGGACCCGGGTATCGCTTCTCGCTTATCAAGAAAAGGTTTGCTGCTG GAAAGTACCTGGCAGACAACTAA
- the sgip1a gene encoding SH3-containing GRB2-like protein 3-interacting protein 1 isoform X1: MMEGLKKRTRKAFGIRKKEKDSDSAGSPDREGGETQEAESSQRKTNGAPNGFYGEIDWDRYNSPELDEEGYSIRPEDEADKETRCPKSHFFSSDESEEEEDHRKKFKIKIKPLPSDQVVAVPSFEELKASIGNISLSPSPLRRSPGLKSNTSCEEIVRPRRVVPSVPTTAPTPAPVPQAPSSSQITPAPEDTTDLFGPPLETAFGEQKVEVVLSETDVWGAPLSESSRPFPTGSPPPLPPKNVPTSPLATGPASSDNTDESGEAENSSRKPSIADLDNIFGPEQAAPADEDAGDTWVCFTEKSPDRPPLPKEPAPPLPSSPPREEAAPPLPTSPPPPESPVPPLPMSPPPSEDTSSHLPKSPSMKEVTNASLTTSPPPSEEPAAPSIHSGHSTPDNPNPQSPSTSSLASPKELAFSPASTHPPADSHTSVPATPKPSTPPAVKSPAEETATFSIPPIQSKNTDGTQPKDNEGEIATSPKDSSQGNRGTPPPPPPPTYRAVVSSPGPTSGPGGTKSGSSSPVRPSTPSTVNPTPPPPPPRPPSRPKLPPGKPSVGDTNRPFSPPVHAASPPPIAPLARAESTSSISSTNSLSAATTPTVSKDLSVSEDDAYVDKLPSFGRHFDSFAENDQPSLVWFDRGKFYLTFEGCSRGPSPLTMGAQDTLPVAAAFTETVNAFFKGADPSKCVVKIIGEMVLSFPAGITRHFANNPSPAVLTFSITNYSRLEHVLPNPQLLCCDTSTQAKADSKDFWVNMPNLISHLKKVSEQKPQATYYNVDMLKYQVSVQGPVSTPLNLAVSWRCEPTSTDLRIDYKYNGEAMSTPMALNNVQFLVPVDGGVSKLQAVLPPAAWNAEQQRILWKIPDISQKSENGGVGSLLARFQLTEGPSKPAPLAVQFTSEGSTLSGCDIELAGPGYRFSLIKKRFAAGKYLADN; this comes from the exons GATTGAAAAAACGTACCAGGAAGGCCTTTGGTATACGGAAGAAAGAGAAAGACAGTGACTCTGC GGGGTCCCCAGACAGAGAGGGAGGT GAAACCCAAGAGGCTGAATCG tctcaAAGAAAGACCAATGGCGCTCCAAATGGATTCTATGGAGAAATTGACTGGGACAGATAT AACTCCCCTGAGTTGGATGAAGAGGGTTATAGCATCAGACCTGAAGATGAGGCAGATAAGGAAA CACGTTGCCCCAAGTCACATTTCTTCTCCTCTGATGAGtcggaagaagaggaggaccacaggaaaaagtttaaaattaagattaaaccACTCCCGTCTGATCAAGTTGTGGCAGTGCCCTCGTTTGAAGAACTGAAAGCCTCCATAGGCAACATTTCTCTATCCCCATCTCCTCTG AGACGTAGCCCG GGTTTGAAAAGTAACACCTCCT GTGAAGAGATTGTCAGACCACGACGTGTTGTTCCTTCTGTGCCTACTACGGCCCCCACACCAGCTCCTGTACCACAAGCCCCCAG CAGTAGTCAAATTACACCAGCCCCAGAAGACACGACAGATTTATTTGGGCCTCCTTTGGAAACAGCCTTTGGAGAGCAGAAAGTAGAAG TGGTTCTATCTGAGACTGATGTGTGGGGGGCTCCACTGTCAGAGTCCTCAAGACCCTTCCCCACAGGAA GTCCACCTCCACTTCCACCCAAGAATGTCCCAACGTCTCCCTTGGCAACTGGCCCTGCTTCGTCAGATAACACTG aTGAATCAGGAGAAGCAGAGAACTCCTCAAGAAAGCCATCCATTGCTGACTTGGATAACATATTTGGACCAGAGCAGGCTGCCCCAGCAGATGAGGATGCCGGTGACACGTGGGTCTGCTTCACTGAAAAATCTCCTGACCGACCACCTCTACCAAAGGAACCTGCACCTCCACTTCCCTCGTCCCCACCCAGAGAGGAAGCAGCGCCTCCGTTACCCACCTCTCCCCCACCACCGGAATCTCCTGTCCCACCATTACCTATGTCACCACCTCCCTCAGAAGACACTTCATCGCATCTGCCAAAATCCCCTTCAATGAAAGAAGTTACCAATGCTTCTTTAACCACTTCCCCACCTCCCTCAGAGGAGCCTGCTGCACCATCTATCCATTCTGGGCATTCTACACCTGATAACCCAAATCCACAATCTCCATCCACTTCCTCACTTGCTTCGCCCAAGGAGCTTGCCTTTTCACCCGCTTCTACTCATCCTCCTGCCGATTCACATACCAGCGTCCCAGCAACTCCCAAACCAAGCACGCCTCCAGCGGTGAAGTCCCCTGCTGAGGAAACAGCAACATTCTCCATTCCACCGATCCAGTCAAAGAATACAGATGGCACCCAACCTAAAGATAATGAAGGTGAAATTGCCACCTCGCCCAAAGATTCAAGCCAGGGCAACCGAGGTACACCTCCACCACCCCCTCCTCCTACATACCGGGCAGTGGTATCATCACCGGGTCCGACATCAGGACCTGGTGGGACAAAAAGTG GTTCTTCTTCTCCTGTACGACCTTCCACTCCTTCAACAGTCAACCccactccacctcctcctccgcccCGCCCCCCTTCCAGACCCAAACTCCCTCCTGGAAAACCATCTGTAGgagatact aatcgACCATTTAGTCCACCAGTCCATgcagccagccccccacccaTTGCTCCTTTGGCACGTGCGGAGAGCACCTCTTCCATCTCCTCGACCAACTCCCTCAGTGCCGCCACCACTCCCACTGTCAGCAAGGACCTTTCTGTGTCAG AAGATGATGCTTATGTAGACAAGCTGCCTTCCTTTGGGAGACATTTTGATTCATTTGCAG AGAATGACCAGCCATCCCTTGTATGGTTTGACAGAGGGAagttttatttaacctttgaAG GCTGCTCCAGAGGGCCAAGTCCTCTCACCATGGGGGCTCAGGACACACTCCCCGTGGCTGCTGCATTCACTGAGACAGTCAATGCCTTCTTTAAAGGGGCCGACCCCAGCAA ATGTGTTGTGAAGATCATAGGTGAGATGGTTTTGTCGTTTCCAGCGGGAATCACACGGCACTTTGCCAATAACCCGTCCCCCGCTGTGCTAACCTTCAGCATAACCAACTACAGTCGACTGGAGCATGTGCTGCCTAACCCCCAGCTGCTCTGCTG CGACACCAGTACACAAGCCAAGGCTGATTCCAAGGACTTTTGGGTGAACATGCCAAACCTGATATCTCATCTAAAGAAGGTGTCTGAACAGAAGCCGCAAGCAACATACTATAATGTGGATATGCTGAAATATCAG GTATCAGTACAGGGCCCCGTGTCCACCCCCCTGAATCTTGCAGTGAGCTGGAGGTGTGAGCCGACCAGCACTGACCTGAGGATAGACTACAAATATAACGGCGAGGCCATGTCAACACCAATGGCGCTGAATAATGTCCAGTTTCTTGTCCCGGTTGATGGAGGCGTTTCCAAACTACAAGCTGTGTTACCTCCTGCCGCATG GAATGCAGAGCAGCAAAGAATCCTATGGAAGATTCCAGATATCTCACAGAAATCAGAAAATGGAG GTGTCGGATCTTTGTTAGCCCGCTTCCAGCTAACAGAAGGCCCAAGTAAACCAGCTCCATTGGCTGTGCAGTTCACGAGTGAAGGCAGTACCCTGTCAGGCTGTGATATTGAACTGGCTGGACCCGGGTATCGCTTCTCGCTTATCAAGAAAAGGTTTGCTGCTG GAAAGTACCTGGCAGACAACTAA
- the sgip1a gene encoding SH3-containing GRB2-like protein 3-interacting protein 1 isoform X3: MMEGLKKRTRKAFGIRKKEKDSDSAGSPDREGGSQRKTNGAPNGFYGEIDWDRYNSPELDEEGYSIRPEDEADKETRCPKSHFFSSDESEEEEDHRKKFKIKIKPLPSDQVVAVPSFEELKASIGNISLSPSPLRRSPGLKSNTSCEEIVRPRRVVPSVPTTAPTPAPVPQAPSSSQITPAPEDTTDLFGPPLETAFGEQKVEVVLSETDVWGAPLSESSRPFPTGSPPPLPPKNVPTSPLATGPASSDNTDESGEAENSSRKPSIADLDNIFGPEQAAPADEDAGDTWVCFTEKSPDRPPLPKEPAPPLPSSPPREEAAPPLPTSPPPPESPVPPLPMSPPPSEDTSSHLPKSPSMKEVTNASLTTSPPPSEEPAAPSIHSGHSTPDNPNPQSPSTSSLASPKELAFSPASTHPPADSHTSVPATPKPSTPPAVKSPAEETATFSIPPIQSKNTDGTQPKDNEGEIATSPKDSSQGNRGTPPPPPPPTYRAVVSSPGPTSGPGGTKSGSSSPVRPSTPSTVNPTPPPPPPRPPSRPKLPPGKPSVGDTNRPFSPPVHAASPPPIAPLARAESTSSISSTNSLSAATTPTVSKDLSVSEDDAYVDKLPSFGRHFDSFAENDQPSLVWFDRGKFYLTFEGCSRGPSPLTMGAQDTLPVAAAFTETVNAFFKGADPSKCVVKIIGEMVLSFPAGITRHFANNPSPAVLTFSITNYSRLEHVLPNPQLLCCDTSTQAKADSKDFWVNMPNLISHLKKVSEQKPQATYYNVDMLKYQVSVQGPVSTPLNLAVSWRCEPTSTDLRIDYKYNGEAMSTPMALNNVQFLVPVDGGVSKLQAVLPPAAWNAEQQRILWKIPDISQKSENGGVGSLLARFQLTEGPSKPAPLAVQFTSEGSTLSGCDIELAGPGYRFSLIKKRFAAGKYLADN, encoded by the exons GATTGAAAAAACGTACCAGGAAGGCCTTTGGTATACGGAAGAAAGAGAAAGACAGTGACTCTGC GGGGTCCCCAGACAGAGAGGGAGGT tctcaAAGAAAGACCAATGGCGCTCCAAATGGATTCTATGGAGAAATTGACTGGGACAGATAT AACTCCCCTGAGTTGGATGAAGAGGGTTATAGCATCAGACCTGAAGATGAGGCAGATAAGGAAA CACGTTGCCCCAAGTCACATTTCTTCTCCTCTGATGAGtcggaagaagaggaggaccacaggaaaaagtttaaaattaagattaaaccACTCCCGTCTGATCAAGTTGTGGCAGTGCCCTCGTTTGAAGAACTGAAAGCCTCCATAGGCAACATTTCTCTATCCCCATCTCCTCTG AGACGTAGCCCG GGTTTGAAAAGTAACACCTCCT GTGAAGAGATTGTCAGACCACGACGTGTTGTTCCTTCTGTGCCTACTACGGCCCCCACACCAGCTCCTGTACCACAAGCCCCCAG CAGTAGTCAAATTACACCAGCCCCAGAAGACACGACAGATTTATTTGGGCCTCCTTTGGAAACAGCCTTTGGAGAGCAGAAAGTAGAAG TGGTTCTATCTGAGACTGATGTGTGGGGGGCTCCACTGTCAGAGTCCTCAAGACCCTTCCCCACAGGAA GTCCACCTCCACTTCCACCCAAGAATGTCCCAACGTCTCCCTTGGCAACTGGCCCTGCTTCGTCAGATAACACTG aTGAATCAGGAGAAGCAGAGAACTCCTCAAGAAAGCCATCCATTGCTGACTTGGATAACATATTTGGACCAGAGCAGGCTGCCCCAGCAGATGAGGATGCCGGTGACACGTGGGTCTGCTTCACTGAAAAATCTCCTGACCGACCACCTCTACCAAAGGAACCTGCACCTCCACTTCCCTCGTCCCCACCCAGAGAGGAAGCAGCGCCTCCGTTACCCACCTCTCCCCCACCACCGGAATCTCCTGTCCCACCATTACCTATGTCACCACCTCCCTCAGAAGACACTTCATCGCATCTGCCAAAATCCCCTTCAATGAAAGAAGTTACCAATGCTTCTTTAACCACTTCCCCACCTCCCTCAGAGGAGCCTGCTGCACCATCTATCCATTCTGGGCATTCTACACCTGATAACCCAAATCCACAATCTCCATCCACTTCCTCACTTGCTTCGCCCAAGGAGCTTGCCTTTTCACCCGCTTCTACTCATCCTCCTGCCGATTCACATACCAGCGTCCCAGCAACTCCCAAACCAAGCACGCCTCCAGCGGTGAAGTCCCCTGCTGAGGAAACAGCAACATTCTCCATTCCACCGATCCAGTCAAAGAATACAGATGGCACCCAACCTAAAGATAATGAAGGTGAAATTGCCACCTCGCCCAAAGATTCAAGCCAGGGCAACCGAGGTACACCTCCACCACCCCCTCCTCCTACATACCGGGCAGTGGTATCATCACCGGGTCCGACATCAGGACCTGGTGGGACAAAAAGTG GTTCTTCTTCTCCTGTACGACCTTCCACTCCTTCAACAGTCAACCccactccacctcctcctccgcccCGCCCCCCTTCCAGACCCAAACTCCCTCCTGGAAAACCATCTGTAGgagatact aatcgACCATTTAGTCCACCAGTCCATgcagccagccccccacccaTTGCTCCTTTGGCACGTGCGGAGAGCACCTCTTCCATCTCCTCGACCAACTCCCTCAGTGCCGCCACCACTCCCACTGTCAGCAAGGACCTTTCTGTGTCAG AAGATGATGCTTATGTAGACAAGCTGCCTTCCTTTGGGAGACATTTTGATTCATTTGCAG AGAATGACCAGCCATCCCTTGTATGGTTTGACAGAGGGAagttttatttaacctttgaAG GCTGCTCCAGAGGGCCAAGTCCTCTCACCATGGGGGCTCAGGACACACTCCCCGTGGCTGCTGCATTCACTGAGACAGTCAATGCCTTCTTTAAAGGGGCCGACCCCAGCAA ATGTGTTGTGAAGATCATAGGTGAGATGGTTTTGTCGTTTCCAGCGGGAATCACACGGCACTTTGCCAATAACCCGTCCCCCGCTGTGCTAACCTTCAGCATAACCAACTACAGTCGACTGGAGCATGTGCTGCCTAACCCCCAGCTGCTCTGCTG CGACACCAGTACACAAGCCAAGGCTGATTCCAAGGACTTTTGGGTGAACATGCCAAACCTGATATCTCATCTAAAGAAGGTGTCTGAACAGAAGCCGCAAGCAACATACTATAATGTGGATATGCTGAAATATCAG GTATCAGTACAGGGCCCCGTGTCCACCCCCCTGAATCTTGCAGTGAGCTGGAGGTGTGAGCCGACCAGCACTGACCTGAGGATAGACTACAAATATAACGGCGAGGCCATGTCAACACCAATGGCGCTGAATAATGTCCAGTTTCTTGTCCCGGTTGATGGAGGCGTTTCCAAACTACAAGCTGTGTTACCTCCTGCCGCATG GAATGCAGAGCAGCAAAGAATCCTATGGAAGATTCCAGATATCTCACAGAAATCAGAAAATGGAG GTGTCGGATCTTTGTTAGCCCGCTTCCAGCTAACAGAAGGCCCAAGTAAACCAGCTCCATTGGCTGTGCAGTTCACGAGTGAAGGCAGTACCCTGTCAGGCTGTGATATTGAACTGGCTGGACCCGGGTATCGCTTCTCGCTTATCAAGAAAAGGTTTGCTGCTG GAAAGTACCTGGCAGACAACTAA